From Chloroflexota bacterium, a single genomic window includes:
- a CDS encoding zinc-dependent alcohol dehydrogenase family protein: protein MQAMQLNHFQQVENNPLTLVDTPLPEAKAGQVRIHVEVCGVCHTDLHTVEGEILPPKMPIIPGHQVVGVVDQLGEDVTHPTLGSRVGVPWLYDVCGECTFCLSGNENLCPEARFTGFHIDGGYAEYMLAEAKYALPIPKGLTSAYAAPLLCAGIIGYRSLKQADLEPGERLGLVGFGAIAHLAIQVARHWDCEIYVFTRSPDHRHHALELGAAWVGGSEDTPPNTLDRAIIFAPAGELVPKMLAKLRPGGTLAINAIYMSPIPEMPYDLIYAERTLRSVANATYQDGVELLDLAMEIPIQATTQQYALPDANRALFDLKYSRFNG, encoded by the coding sequence ATGCAAGCCATGCAGTTGAACCATTTTCAACAGGTTGAAAATAATCCACTCACGCTGGTAGATACGCCGCTGCCTGAGGCGAAAGCCGGGCAAGTTCGCATTCACGTTGAAGTATGCGGTGTTTGCCATACCGATCTTCATACTGTTGAAGGAGAAATTCTGCCCCCGAAAATGCCCATCATTCCTGGCCATCAGGTGGTTGGCGTTGTAGATCAACTTGGCGAAGACGTGACCCATCCCACATTGGGCAGCCGTGTGGGTGTTCCCTGGCTCTATGATGTTTGTGGTGAGTGTACTTTTTGTCTTTCTGGAAATGAGAATCTATGCCCTGAAGCGCGTTTTACCGGTTTTCATATAGATGGCGGCTACGCTGAATATATGTTGGCCGAAGCGAAATATGCCTTGCCTATCCCCAAAGGTCTGACTAGCGCATACGCCGCCCCGCTCCTGTGTGCGGGCATAATTGGTTATCGTTCATTGAAACAGGCAGACTTGGAGCCAGGAGAGCGTTTGGGGCTGGTAGGTTTTGGGGCCATCGCTCATCTTGCCATTCAGGTTGCCCGCCATTGGGATTGTGAAATCTATGTTTTCACGCGTTCGCCTGACCATCGTCACCATGCGCTGGAATTGGGCGCGGCCTGGGTTGGCGGCTCGGAAGATACTCCGCCAAATACATTGGATCGCGCTATCATCTTTGCTCCGGCTGGAGAATTGGTGCCAAAAATGCTCGCGAAATTGCGCCCTGGGGGAACTCTGGCAATTAACGCCATTTATATGTCGCCGATCCCTGAGATGCCATACGACCTCATCTATGCTGAGCGGACTCTACGCAGTGTTGCCAATGCAACCTATCAGGATGGGGTCGAATTGCTGGATTTGGCGATGGAAATTCCGATACAGGCAACCACCCAGCAATATGCGCTGCCCGATGCCAACCGGGCTTTATTCGATCTCAAATATAGCCGTTTCAATGGTG
- a CDS encoding UDP-N-acetylmuramoyl-L-alanyl-D-glutamate--2,6-diaminopimelate ligase has product MLQPSNIHKLSTLFQHLPSVMQTLGYDPIVTGITHDSRRVQPGSIFVAIPGENVDGHQYIPDAIVKGAVAVLGTQLQPESGAHYFRVQNARKALATLAAAFYDFPAQKLTVIGVTGTDGKTTTANFIFEILKAADIRAGMISTVNAVIGEQVADTGFHVTTPEAPDVQRYLAQMVDAGLTHVVLEATSHGLAQERVAACDFDLGAVTNIMHEHLDYHGTYEAYRAAKGRLFASLAATHTKPRGNFRTAVLNRDDPSYDYLHALVTPPTQQISYGLHPEADIRAHTIRSTSAGIAFELAGPGFTLELKTQLLGEYNVYNIMAAIGVTVAGLGIEPDAARAGVAALEGIQGRMQPIDMGQNFLAIVDFAHTPNALRRALEAGRAMTEGRIIAVFGSAGLRDREKRRLMAEVSAELADLTVLTAEDPRTESLDAILEEMIAGAKSRGAVEGKNLWRVPDRGGAIRFALDLAQPWDAVLVCGKGHEQSMCFGEIEYLWDDGIALTAALADYLDVPGPEMPRLPTSA; this is encoded by the coding sequence ATGTTGCAACCCTCAAATATCCACAAATTATCTACTTTATTTCAGCATTTACCCTCGGTGATGCAAACGCTGGGCTATGACCCGATCGTCACGGGGATCACGCACGATTCTCGCCGCGTCCAACCGGGGAGTATTTTTGTTGCTATTCCTGGCGAAAATGTCGATGGGCATCAGTATATCCCTGATGCGATAGTCAAAGGTGCGGTAGCCGTATTGGGCACGCAGTTACAGCCCGAAAGCGGCGCACACTATTTCCGCGTGCAAAATGCCCGTAAAGCATTGGCAACGCTGGCAGCTGCCTTTTACGATTTTCCAGCGCAGAAGCTGACGGTGATTGGCGTCACTGGCACTGATGGAAAAACAACCACGGCGAACTTTATTTTTGAAATTCTTAAGGCAGCAGACATTCGTGCTGGGATGATCTCGACCGTGAATGCAGTGATCGGCGAACAAGTTGCCGATACCGGTTTCCATGTCACTACACCCGAAGCGCCCGATGTGCAGCGCTACCTCGCGCAGATGGTGGATGCTGGTTTGACCCATGTGGTGCTGGAGGCGACATCGCATGGCTTGGCGCAAGAACGCGTCGCGGCGTGTGATTTTGATTTGGGGGCAGTCACCAATATTATGCACGAGCATCTCGATTATCATGGCACCTATGAGGCTTATCGCGCGGCCAAGGGACGCCTCTTTGCATCTTTAGCGGCCACCCACACAAAGCCCCGCGGGAATTTCCGCACCGCTGTGCTGAATCGGGATGATCCATCGTATGATTATCTACATGCACTGGTTACACCTCCCACTCAGCAAATTTCTTATGGATTGCACCCCGAGGCTGATATTCGCGCCCATACAATTCGCTCAACATCTGCCGGGATCGCATTCGAGCTTGCTGGCCCCGGTTTTACGCTGGAGTTAAAAACTCAACTTTTGGGTGAATATAATGTGTATAATATCATGGCCGCAATTGGAGTAACCGTTGCCGGTTTGGGGATAGAACCGGACGCGGCTCGCGCAGGGGTTGCAGCGCTTGAAGGTATACAGGGCCGGATGCAGCCTATCGATATGGGGCAGAATTTCCTGGCAATTGTGGATTTTGCGCACACGCCCAACGCATTGCGGCGCGCCCTTGAAGCGGGTCGTGCCATGACCGAAGGGCGCATTATCGCAGTATTTGGCTCTGCCGGATTGCGCGATCGTGAAAAGCGCCGTCTGATGGCCGAAGTTTCAGCCGAACTGGCAGATCTGACTGTGTTGACCGCCGAAGACCCGCGCACCGAATCGCTGGATGCTATTTTGGAAGAGATGATTGCGGGGGCGAAATCCCGCGGCGCAGTAGAAGGTAAAAATTTGTGGCGCGTGCCAGATCGCGGCGGCGCGATTCGCTTTGCGCTTGATCTGGCTCAGCCATGGGATGCTGTATTGGTCTGTGGTAAGGGGCACGAACAATCGATGTGTTTTGGCGAGATTGAATACCTCTGGGATGATGGTATTGCCCTCACCGCAGCTTTGGCAGATTATCTCGATGTGCCCGGTCCGGAGATGCCGCGTTTGCCCACCTCGGCATAG
- the atpF gene encoding F0F1 ATP synthase subunit B, with product MEKLGINLGFFIFQVLNFSVVAVLLYAWAYKPIVKMLEERKNKVAQGLEDARVAAEARENAEEEAKNILAEAQTNANQVVSEATQRAEEAAKQVKASAEQDLEKQRNAAMIEAELERDRMLADVRGQIAALAVAASQKLIGEALTEERQHALINEFFSGVEGGKVVALEGVSVSGAAADVTSAVPLTNKEQDVVKARLGEQVSVSFRVDPSILGGLVIRVGDKVLDNSVASSLEELRQSLH from the coding sequence ATGGAAAAATTAGGTATCAATTTAGGATTTTTCATCTTCCAGGTTCTCAACTTCTCTGTTGTGGCGGTCTTGCTTTATGCGTGGGCTTATAAGCCGATTGTCAAAATGCTTGAAGAGCGCAAAAACAAGGTTGCTCAGGGATTAGAGGATGCCCGCGTGGCGGCTGAAGCCCGCGAGAATGCGGAAGAGGAAGCCAAAAATATTTTGGCTGAAGCACAAACAAATGCAAATCAGGTTGTAAGCGAAGCCACACAGCGCGCGGAAGAAGCCGCTAAACAGGTCAAGGCATCTGCTGAGCAAGACCTTGAAAAACAGCGTAATGCTGCGATGATAGAAGCTGAGTTAGAGCGCGACCGTATGTTGGCCGATGTGCGCGGGCAGATTGCCGCGCTAGCCGTTGCTGCTTCTCAGAAACTGATTGGTGAAGCGCTTACCGAAGAACGTCAGCACGCTTTGATTAATGAGTTCTTCTCTGGTGTCGAGGGTGGTAAGGTTGTTGCGTTGGAAGGCGTGTCTGTATCGGGCGCGGCCGCTGACGTGACCAGCGCGGTTCCGCTCACCAATAAAGAACAGGATGTTGTTAAGGCTCGACTTGGTGAACAAGTATCCGTGAGTTTCCGTGTAGACCCCTCCATCTTGGGTGGTCTGGTAATCCGCGTTGGCGATAAAGTTCTCGATAATTCTGTTGCCAGCAGCTTGGAAGAGTTGCGTCAAAGTTTACACTAG
- the atpE gene encoding ATP synthase F0 subunit C: protein MEFNEFFVAGMKVLGAGLAMLGAIGAGVGVGIAASGGVQAMGRNPDATPTIQTNMILGMAFAEAVAIYALAVALIIIFAA, encoded by the coding sequence ATGGAGTTTAATGAATTCTTTGTCGCAGGTATGAAAGTACTCGGCGCTGGTTTGGCAATGTTGGGTGCGATTGGCGCTGGTGTTGGTGTCGGTATTGCTGCCTCAGGTGGCGTTCAGGCCATGGGGCGCAATCCAGACGCAACCCCCACCATCCAGACAAATATGATTTTGGGTATGGCTTTCGCAGAAGCAGTCGCGATTTACGCGCTGGCTGTTGCCCTGATCATCATCTTCGCCGCCTAA
- a CDS encoding F0F1 ATP synthase subunit A, with protein sequence MKPLSSDVKQEKRFGVKRWIVLALIGVGIYVSFMGPTFLRPITPVVVLPPEPTGLAIGGFEITNTILATLLADFVLLLVAFSAWRFIKKGSLVPKGFYNAFEAIIEFLWNSVEGSAGAKWGKRIFPVVATIFLIVFTANMVKLAPGFESIGQLKEMHIEGTAYESKHLFDLGSLGVYTLDKGHPIEVVAAHGEEEVAHGEEMAVEEHGGTTVCHACEVVPFLRGSATDLNFPFALAFIAVFMTQVYGVWALGMSYFEKFFPIKQVIHGGIFGGINFAVGLLEIILEFAKILSFGFRLFGNIFAGALLLSIIGVLTAVGLPAGLYLFEIFFGAIQAYVFFLLATVFISGALESHH encoded by the coding sequence ATGAAACCGTTGAGTAGTGATGTAAAACAAGAAAAACGGTTTGGGGTAAAACGGTGGATTGTACTGGCTTTGATTGGCGTGGGGATTTACGTCTCTTTCATGGGTCCGACATTCCTGCGACCGATCACACCGGTTGTTGTTTTGCCTCCTGAACCCACAGGTTTGGCCATTGGCGGATTTGAAATCACCAACACGATTTTGGCGACCTTGTTGGCAGATTTTGTTCTGCTTTTAGTGGCCTTTAGCGCATGGCGTTTCATTAAAAAGGGCAGCCTTGTGCCGAAAGGATTTTATAATGCCTTCGAGGCCATCATTGAATTCTTGTGGAATTCAGTTGAAGGATCAGCAGGAGCAAAATGGGGGAAGCGCATCTTCCCCGTTGTTGCCACGATTTTCCTGATTGTCTTCACAGCCAACATGGTCAAGCTCGCACCGGGCTTTGAATCGATTGGTCAGTTGAAAGAAATGCACATTGAAGGTACCGCTTACGAATCGAAGCATCTTTTTGATCTGGGTAGCCTGGGGGTATACACCCTCGATAAGGGCCATCCGATTGAAGTTGTAGCTGCCCACGGTGAGGAAGAAGTTGCCCACGGCGAAGAAATGGCTGTGGAAGAACATGGCGGCACAACGGTATGTCACGCCTGTGAAGTTGTCCCCTTCTTGCGTGGATCGGCAACCGATCTAAACTTCCCATTTGCATTAGCCTTCATTGCAGTATTTATGACGCAAGTTTACGGCGTTTGGGCTTTAGGGATGAGCTATTTTGAGAAATTCTTCCCCATTAAGCAAGTTATTCACGGTGGTATTTTTGGTGGTATCAACTTTGCGGTGGGTTTGTTGGAGATTATTCTTGAATTTGCCAAGATCCTATCGTTTGGTTTCCGGTTGTTCGGCAATATTTTCGCTGGTGCACTGTTGCTTTCAATTATCGGTGTACTGACAGCCGTGGGCCTGCCTGCCGGGTTGTATCTTTTTGAGATCTTCTTCGGCGCTATTCAAGCTTATGTGTTCTTCTTGCTCGCTACCGTCTTCATTAGCGGCGCGCTGGAGAGCCACCACTAG